From a single Vanacampus margaritifer isolate UIUO_Vmar chromosome 15, RoL_Vmar_1.0, whole genome shotgun sequence genomic region:
- the dgki gene encoding diacylglycerol kinase iota isoform X5, with translation MDPQAATVAAATPAVPVVPVAGLSGRLASLGADGGESESGAGSEDTSAGCCSDTFSSLPDIEQESLEDKLRGLAFRKQTSYRKAISRSGLQHLGPPQAALPPSNGPSKEPRTCMDWTENAVNGDHLWMETSCSGELCYLGEDTCLVKAAKSAPRRKCAACKIVVHTSCMEQLEKINFRCKPTFREGGSRCLRDQNVLRHHWVHRRRQEGKCKQCGKSFQQKFFHSKEIIAISCSWCKQAFHNKVTCFMLHQIEEPCSLGAHAGVIVPPSWIIKVRKPQNSLKNSARRKKRTSFKRRTSKKGLDESKWRPFMLKPLPSPLMKPILVFVNPKSGGNQGAKVLQMFMWILNPRQVFDLSQGGLREALDLYRKVPNLRILACGGDGTVGWILSTLDELQMNPQPPVAVLPLGTGNDLARTLNWGGGYTDEPVSKVLGHVEDGSVVQLDRWNLQVEKSGAEQQPEDGTQKLPLNVFNNYFSLGFDAHVTLEFHESREANPEKFNSRFRNKMFYAGAAFSDFLQRSSRDLSKHVRVVCDGTDLTPKIQELKFQCIVFLNIPRYCAGTMPWGNTGDHRDFEPQRHDDGCIEVIGFTMASLAALQVGGHGERLHQCREVVLTTFKTVPVQVDGEPCRLAPSTLRISLRNQANMVQKSKRRTSVPLLNDPHAVPERLRLRVNRISLHEYDRLQYDKERLRDISVPVGIVVVRGDCDLETCRLYIDRLQEDLHQAPSLGHRVHYQDESRGMPRTTSAGRLSSSWSFLDSTSADRFYRIDKAQEHLHFVTEICQDEVFILDHEVPAGGQVSSAGMPDLVIEPNAGAPLTPEEQALLMAASSGDLSMLSECVHHGVSLLVRDAAGCSALHKASQKGHAELVVFILQQGSKVLLDLPDREKGDTALHKAALEKQHAVCRLLVEAGASLQKTNFQGKTPVEHAAGDSELTSYLSSQKTPSAPHEDLETAV, from the exons CATCGAGCAGGAGAGCCTGGAGGACAAGCTGCGAGGGCTTGCGTTCCGGAAACAGACGTCCTATCG GAAAGCCATCTCCCGCTCAGGCCTGCAGCACCTGGGCCCGCCGCAGGCCGCCCTGCCCCCCTCCAACGGGCCCAGCAAGGAGCCTCGCACCTGCATGGACTGGACG GAGAACGCGGTGAACGGGGACCACCTGTGGATGGAGACCAGCTGCTCGGGCGAGCTTTGCTACCTGGGGGAGGACACCTGCCTCGTCAAGGCCGCG AAGTCCGCGCCCAGGAGGAAGTGCGCCGCCTGCAAAATCGTCGTTCACACCAGCTGCATGGAGCAGCTCGAAAAG ATCAACTTCAGGTGCAAGCCAACTTTCAGAGAGGGGGGGTCGCGCTGCCTGAGAGAT CAGAACGTGCTGCGGCATCACTGGGTGCACCGGCGGAGGCAGGAGGGGAAGTGCAAGCAGTGCGGGAAG AGCTTTCAGCAGAAGTTTTTCCACAGTAAAGAAATCATCGCCATCAGCTGTTCGTGGTGTAAACAGGCT TTCCACAACAAGGTGACGTGCTTCATGCTGCACCAGATCGAGGAGCCGTGCTCCCTGGGGGCCCACGCGGGGGTCATCGTGCCTCCGTCGTGGATCATCAAAGTCAGGAAACCACAG AACTCGCTCAAGAACTCGGCCAGGAGGAAAAAGCGGACGTCTTTCAAGCGCAGGACCAGCAAGAAGGGGCTGGAC GAGTCCAAATGGCGACCGTTCATGCTGAAGCCGCTCCCCTCGCCGCTCATGAAGCCCATCCTGGTCTTCGTCAACCCCAAGAGCGGAGGCAACCAG GGCGCCAAGGTGCTCCAGATGTTCATGTGGATCTTGAACCCTCGGCAAGTCTTTGACCTGTCGCAGGGCGGCCTCCGAGAGGC GTTGGATTTGTATCGAAAAGTGCCAAACTTGAGGATCTTGGCCTGCGGTGGAGACGGCACG GTGGGCTGGATCCTGTCCACGCTGGATGAGCTGCAGATGAACCCCCAGCCTCCGGTGGCGGTCCTTCCTCTGGGAACAGGAAATGACCTCGCCAGGACGCTCAACTGGGGTGGG GGCTACACGGACGAACCCGTGTCCAAGGTTCTCGGCCACGTGGAGGACGGCTCGGTGGTGCAGCTGGACAGGTGGAACCTGCAGGTGGAGAAGAGCGGCGCCGAGCAGCAGCCCGAAGACGGCACGCAGAAG CTGCCCCTTAACGTGTTCAACAACTACTTCAGCCTGGGCTTCGACGCTCACGTCACGCTGGAGTTCCACGAGTCCAGAG aGGCCAACCCTGAAAAGTTTAACAGTCGCTTCCGCAACAAGATGTTCTATGCAGGA GCCGCCTTCTCAGATTTCCTCCAGAGAAGCTCGAGGGACTTGTCCAAGCACGTCCGAGTTGTG TGTGACGGCACCGACTTGACTCCGAAGATCCAGGAGCTCAAATTCCAGTGCATCGTCTTTCTTAACATTCccag GTACTGCGCGGGCACGATGCCCTGGGGGAACACCGGCGACCACCGCGACTTTGAGCCGCAACGCCATGACGACGGCTGTATCGAGGTCATCGGCTTCACAATGGCTTCGCTG GCGGCGCTGCAGGTGGGCGGCCACGGCGAGCGGCTGCACCAGTGCAGAGAGGTGGTCCTCACCACGTTCAAGACTGTGCCCGTTCAG GTGGATGGTGAGCCGTGCCGATTGGCGCCGTCCACGCTGCGCATCTCGCTGCGCAACCAAGCCAATATGGTTCAGAAGAGCAAGCGACGAACTTCGGTGCCCCTGCTTAACGA CCCTCACGCCGTCCCCGAGCGACTTCGGCTGCGGGTCAACCGGATCAGCCTGCACGAGTACGACCGGCTGCAATATGACAAGGAGCGGCTACGGGACATCT CAGTCCCAGTGGGGATCGTGGTGGTGAGGGGCGACTGCGATTTGGAGACGTGCAGACTCTACATTGACAGACTGCAAGAG GACTTGCACCAGGCGCCCTCTCTTGGCCACAGAGTGCACTATCAG gATGAGAGCCGGGGTATGCCCAGGACCACCTCAGCTGGCAGACTCTCTTCCAGCTGGAGCTTCTTGGATT CCACTTCAGCTGATCGCTTCTATCGCATCGACAAGGCTCAG GAGCACCTTCACTTTGTCACAGAAATTTGCCAGGACGAGGTGTTCATCCTGGACCACGAGGTCCCCGCGGGGGGCCAGGTGTCGTCAGCCGGGATGCCCGATCTTGTGATAGAGCCCAACGCTGG TGCGCCTCTGACTCCTGAAGAACAAG CGCTGTTGATGGCCGCCAGCTCGGGGGATCTTTCCATg TTGTCGGAGTGCGTGCATCACGGCGTCAGCCTGCTGGTGCGAGACGCTGCGGGTTGCTCGGCGCTGCATAAAGCCTCGCAGAAAGGACACGCCGAGCTGGTCGTCTTCATCCTGCAGCAGG GATCCAAAGTGCTTCTTGACTTGCCAGACAGAGAAAA AGGGGACACTGCCTTGCACAAAGCCGCCTTGGAGAAGCAGCACGCCGTGTGTCGGCTTCTGGTGGAGGCGGGCGCGTCGCTTCAGAAAACGAACTTTCAG GGGAAGACACCAGTGGAGCATGCGGCGGGCGACTCGGAGCTCACCTCATACCTGAGCAGCCAAAAAACACCTTCCGCCCCCCATGAGGACTTGGAGACGGcagtctga
- the dgki gene encoding diacylglycerol kinase iota isoform X4 has translation MDPQAATVAAATPAVPVVPVAGLSGRLASLGADGGESESGAGSEDTSAGCCSDTFSSLPDIEQESLEDKLRGLAFRKQTSYRKAISRSGLQHLGPPQAALPPSNGPSKEPRTCMDWTENAVNGDHLWMETSCSGELCYLGEDTCLVKAAKSAPRRKCAACKIVVHTSCMEQLEKINFRCKPTFREGGSRCLRDQNVLRHHWVHRRRQEGKCKQCGKSFQQKFFHSKEIIAISCSWCKQAFHNKVTCFMLHQIEEPCSLGAHAGVIVPPSWIIKVRKPQNSLKNSARRKKRTSFKRRTSKKGLDESKWRPFMLKPLPSPLMKPILVFVNPKSGGNQGAKVLQMFMWILNPRQVFDLSQGGLREALDLYRKVPNLRILACGGDGTVGWILSTLDELQMNPQPPVAVLPLGTGNDLARTLNWGGGYTDEPVSKVLGHVEDGSVVQLDRWNLQVEKSGAEQQPEDGTQKLPLNVFNNYFSLGFDAHVTLEFHESREANPEKFNSRFRNKMFYAGAAFSDFLQRSSRDLSKHVRVVCDGTDLTPKIQELKFQCIVFLNIPRYCAGTMPWGNTGDHRDFEPQRHDDGCIEVIGFTMASLAALQVGGHGERLHQCREVVLTTFKTVPVQVDGEPCRLAPSTLRISLRNQANMVQKSKRRTSVPLLNDIQKVCAADLRRLSAPPDSFSVPHAVPERLRLRVNRISLHEYDRLQYDKERLRDIFPVGIVVVRGDCDLETCRLYIDRLQEDLHQAPSLGHRVHYQDESRGMPRTTSAGRLSSSWSFLDSTSADRFYRIDKAQEHLHFVTEICQDEVFILDHEVPAGGQVSSAGMPDLVIEPNAGAPLTPEEQALLMAASSGDLSMLSECVHHGVSLLVRDAAGCSALHKASQKGHAELVVFILQQGSKVLLDLPDREKGDTALHKAALEKQHAVCRLLVEAGASLQKTNFQGKTPVEHAAGDSELTSYLSSQKTPSAPHEDLETAV, from the exons CATCGAGCAGGAGAGCCTGGAGGACAAGCTGCGAGGGCTTGCGTTCCGGAAACAGACGTCCTATCG GAAAGCCATCTCCCGCTCAGGCCTGCAGCACCTGGGCCCGCCGCAGGCCGCCCTGCCCCCCTCCAACGGGCCCAGCAAGGAGCCTCGCACCTGCATGGACTGGACG GAGAACGCGGTGAACGGGGACCACCTGTGGATGGAGACCAGCTGCTCGGGCGAGCTTTGCTACCTGGGGGAGGACACCTGCCTCGTCAAGGCCGCG AAGTCCGCGCCCAGGAGGAAGTGCGCCGCCTGCAAAATCGTCGTTCACACCAGCTGCATGGAGCAGCTCGAAAAG ATCAACTTCAGGTGCAAGCCAACTTTCAGAGAGGGGGGGTCGCGCTGCCTGAGAGAT CAGAACGTGCTGCGGCATCACTGGGTGCACCGGCGGAGGCAGGAGGGGAAGTGCAAGCAGTGCGGGAAG AGCTTTCAGCAGAAGTTTTTCCACAGTAAAGAAATCATCGCCATCAGCTGTTCGTGGTGTAAACAGGCT TTCCACAACAAGGTGACGTGCTTCATGCTGCACCAGATCGAGGAGCCGTGCTCCCTGGGGGCCCACGCGGGGGTCATCGTGCCTCCGTCGTGGATCATCAAAGTCAGGAAACCACAG AACTCGCTCAAGAACTCGGCCAGGAGGAAAAAGCGGACGTCTTTCAAGCGCAGGACCAGCAAGAAGGGGCTGGAC GAGTCCAAATGGCGACCGTTCATGCTGAAGCCGCTCCCCTCGCCGCTCATGAAGCCCATCCTGGTCTTCGTCAACCCCAAGAGCGGAGGCAACCAG GGCGCCAAGGTGCTCCAGATGTTCATGTGGATCTTGAACCCTCGGCAAGTCTTTGACCTGTCGCAGGGCGGCCTCCGAGAGGC GTTGGATTTGTATCGAAAAGTGCCAAACTTGAGGATCTTGGCCTGCGGTGGAGACGGCACG GTGGGCTGGATCCTGTCCACGCTGGATGAGCTGCAGATGAACCCCCAGCCTCCGGTGGCGGTCCTTCCTCTGGGAACAGGAAATGACCTCGCCAGGACGCTCAACTGGGGTGGG GGCTACACGGACGAACCCGTGTCCAAGGTTCTCGGCCACGTGGAGGACGGCTCGGTGGTGCAGCTGGACAGGTGGAACCTGCAGGTGGAGAAGAGCGGCGCCGAGCAGCAGCCCGAAGACGGCACGCAGAAG CTGCCCCTTAACGTGTTCAACAACTACTTCAGCCTGGGCTTCGACGCTCACGTCACGCTGGAGTTCCACGAGTCCAGAG aGGCCAACCCTGAAAAGTTTAACAGTCGCTTCCGCAACAAGATGTTCTATGCAGGA GCCGCCTTCTCAGATTTCCTCCAGAGAAGCTCGAGGGACTTGTCCAAGCACGTCCGAGTTGTG TGTGACGGCACCGACTTGACTCCGAAGATCCAGGAGCTCAAATTCCAGTGCATCGTCTTTCTTAACATTCccag GTACTGCGCGGGCACGATGCCCTGGGGGAACACCGGCGACCACCGCGACTTTGAGCCGCAACGCCATGACGACGGCTGTATCGAGGTCATCGGCTTCACAATGGCTTCGCTG GCGGCGCTGCAGGTGGGCGGCCACGGCGAGCGGCTGCACCAGTGCAGAGAGGTGGTCCTCACCACGTTCAAGACTGTGCCCGTTCAG GTGGATGGTGAGCCGTGCCGATTGGCGCCGTCCACGCTGCGCATCTCGCTGCGCAACCAAGCCAATATGGTTCAGAAGAGCAAGCGACGAACTTCGGTGCCCCTGCTTAACGA TATTCAGAAGGTGTGTGCAGCTGATCTGCGCCGCCTCTCTGCTCCCCCCGACTCCTTCTCTGT CCCTCACGCCGTCCCCGAGCGACTTCGGCTGCGGGTCAACCGGATCAGCCTGCACGAGTACGACCGGCTGCAATATGACAAGGAGCGGCTACGGGACATCT TCCCAGTGGGGATCGTGGTGGTGAGGGGCGACTGCGATTTGGAGACGTGCAGACTCTACATTGACAGACTGCAAGAG GACTTGCACCAGGCGCCCTCTCTTGGCCACAGAGTGCACTATCAG gATGAGAGCCGGGGTATGCCCAGGACCACCTCAGCTGGCAGACTCTCTTCCAGCTGGAGCTTCTTGGATT CCACTTCAGCTGATCGCTTCTATCGCATCGACAAGGCTCAG GAGCACCTTCACTTTGTCACAGAAATTTGCCAGGACGAGGTGTTCATCCTGGACCACGAGGTCCCCGCGGGGGGCCAGGTGTCGTCAGCCGGGATGCCCGATCTTGTGATAGAGCCCAACGCTGG TGCGCCTCTGACTCCTGAAGAACAAG CGCTGTTGATGGCCGCCAGCTCGGGGGATCTTTCCATg TTGTCGGAGTGCGTGCATCACGGCGTCAGCCTGCTGGTGCGAGACGCTGCGGGTTGCTCGGCGCTGCATAAAGCCTCGCAGAAAGGACACGCCGAGCTGGTCGTCTTCATCCTGCAGCAGG GATCCAAAGTGCTTCTTGACTTGCCAGACAGAGAAAA AGGGGACACTGCCTTGCACAAAGCCGCCTTGGAGAAGCAGCACGCCGTGTGTCGGCTTCTGGTGGAGGCGGGCGCGTCGCTTCAGAAAACGAACTTTCAG GGGAAGACACCAGTGGAGCATGCGGCGGGCGACTCGGAGCTCACCTCATACCTGAGCAGCCAAAAAACACCTTCCGCCCCCCATGAGGACTTGGAGACGGcagtctga
- the dgki gene encoding diacylglycerol kinase iota isoform X8 produces the protein MSSRKAISRSGLQHLGPPQAALPPSNGPSKEPRTCMDWTENAVNGDHLWMETSCSGELCYLGEDTCLVKAAKSAPRRKCAACKIVVHTSCMEQLEKINFRCKPTFREGGSRCLRDQNVLRHHWVHRRRQEGKCKQCGKSFQQKFFHSKEIIAISCSWCKQAFHNKVTCFMLHQIEEPCSLGAHAGVIVPPSWIIKVRKPQNSLKNSARRKKRTSFKRRTSKKGLDVCDPSTSIPEISTESFICSLVFPQESKWRPFMLKPLPSPLMKPILVFVNPKSGGNQGAKVLQMFMWILNPRQVFDLSQGGLREALDLYRKVPNLRILACGGDGTVGWILSTLDELQMNPQPPVAVLPLGTGNDLARTLNWGGGYTDEPVSKVLGHVEDGSVVQLDRWNLQVEKSGAEQQPEDGTQKLPLNVFNNYFSLGFDAHVTLEFHESREANPEKFNSRFRNKMFYAGAAFSDFLQRSSRDLSKHVRVVCDGTDLTPKIQELKFQCIVFLNIPRYCAGTMPWGNTGDHRDFEPQRHDDGCIEVIGFTMASLAALQVGGHGERLHQCREVVLTTFKTVPVQVDGEPCRLAPSTLRISLRNQANMVQKSKRRTSVPLLNDPHAVPERLRLRVNRISLHEYDRLQYDKERLRDISVPVGIVVVRGDCDLETCRLYIDRLQEDLHQAPSLGHRVHYQDESRGMPRTTSAGRLSSSWSFLDSTSADRFYRIDKAQEHLHFVTEICQDEVFILDHEVPAGGQVSSAGMPDLVIEPNAGAPLTPEEQALLMAASSGDLSMLSECVHHGVSLLVRDAAGCSALHKASQKGHAELVVFILQQGSKVLLDLPDREKGDTALHKAALEKQHAVCRLLVEAGASLQKTNFQGKTPVEHAAGDSELTSYLSSQKTPSAPHEDLETAV, from the exons ATGAGCAGCAG GAAAGCCATCTCCCGCTCAGGCCTGCAGCACCTGGGCCCGCCGCAGGCCGCCCTGCCCCCCTCCAACGGGCCCAGCAAGGAGCCTCGCACCTGCATGGACTGGACG GAGAACGCGGTGAACGGGGACCACCTGTGGATGGAGACCAGCTGCTCGGGCGAGCTTTGCTACCTGGGGGAGGACACCTGCCTCGTCAAGGCCGCG AAGTCCGCGCCCAGGAGGAAGTGCGCCGCCTGCAAAATCGTCGTTCACACCAGCTGCATGGAGCAGCTCGAAAAG ATCAACTTCAGGTGCAAGCCAACTTTCAGAGAGGGGGGGTCGCGCTGCCTGAGAGAT CAGAACGTGCTGCGGCATCACTGGGTGCACCGGCGGAGGCAGGAGGGGAAGTGCAAGCAGTGCGGGAAG AGCTTTCAGCAGAAGTTTTTCCACAGTAAAGAAATCATCGCCATCAGCTGTTCGTGGTGTAAACAGGCT TTCCACAACAAGGTGACGTGCTTCATGCTGCACCAGATCGAGGAGCCGTGCTCCCTGGGGGCCCACGCGGGGGTCATCGTGCCTCCGTCGTGGATCATCAAAGTCAGGAAACCACAG AACTCGCTCAAGAACTCGGCCAGGAGGAAAAAGCGGACGTCTTTCAAGCGCAGGACCAGCAAGAAGGGGCTGGACGTATGTGACCCGTCCACTTCGATCCCTGAAATTTCAACGGAAAGTTTCATCTGCTCTCTCGTCTTTCCTCAGGAGTCCAAATGGCGACCGTTCATGCTGAAGCCGCTCCCCTCGCCGCTCATGAAGCCCATCCTGGTCTTCGTCAACCCCAAGAGCGGAGGCAACCAG GGCGCCAAGGTGCTCCAGATGTTCATGTGGATCTTGAACCCTCGGCAAGTCTTTGACCTGTCGCAGGGCGGCCTCCGAGAGGC GTTGGATTTGTATCGAAAAGTGCCAAACTTGAGGATCTTGGCCTGCGGTGGAGACGGCACG GTGGGCTGGATCCTGTCCACGCTGGATGAGCTGCAGATGAACCCCCAGCCTCCGGTGGCGGTCCTTCCTCTGGGAACAGGAAATGACCTCGCCAGGACGCTCAACTGGGGTGGG GGCTACACGGACGAACCCGTGTCCAAGGTTCTCGGCCACGTGGAGGACGGCTCGGTGGTGCAGCTGGACAGGTGGAACCTGCAGGTGGAGAAGAGCGGCGCCGAGCAGCAGCCCGAAGACGGCACGCAGAAG CTGCCCCTTAACGTGTTCAACAACTACTTCAGCCTGGGCTTCGACGCTCACGTCACGCTGGAGTTCCACGAGTCCAGAG aGGCCAACCCTGAAAAGTTTAACAGTCGCTTCCGCAACAAGATGTTCTATGCAGGA GCCGCCTTCTCAGATTTCCTCCAGAGAAGCTCGAGGGACTTGTCCAAGCACGTCCGAGTTGTG TGTGACGGCACCGACTTGACTCCGAAGATCCAGGAGCTCAAATTCCAGTGCATCGTCTTTCTTAACATTCccag GTACTGCGCGGGCACGATGCCCTGGGGGAACACCGGCGACCACCGCGACTTTGAGCCGCAACGCCATGACGACGGCTGTATCGAGGTCATCGGCTTCACAATGGCTTCGCTG GCGGCGCTGCAGGTGGGCGGCCACGGCGAGCGGCTGCACCAGTGCAGAGAGGTGGTCCTCACCACGTTCAAGACTGTGCCCGTTCAG GTGGATGGTGAGCCGTGCCGATTGGCGCCGTCCACGCTGCGCATCTCGCTGCGCAACCAAGCCAATATGGTTCAGAAGAGCAAGCGACGAACTTCGGTGCCCCTGCTTAACGA CCCTCACGCCGTCCCCGAGCGACTTCGGCTGCGGGTCAACCGGATCAGCCTGCACGAGTACGACCGGCTGCAATATGACAAGGAGCGGCTACGGGACATCT CAGTCCCAGTGGGGATCGTGGTGGTGAGGGGCGACTGCGATTTGGAGACGTGCAGACTCTACATTGACAGACTGCAAGAG GACTTGCACCAGGCGCCCTCTCTTGGCCACAGAGTGCACTATCAG gATGAGAGCCGGGGTATGCCCAGGACCACCTCAGCTGGCAGACTCTCTTCCAGCTGGAGCTTCTTGGATT CCACTTCAGCTGATCGCTTCTATCGCATCGACAAGGCTCAG GAGCACCTTCACTTTGTCACAGAAATTTGCCAGGACGAGGTGTTCATCCTGGACCACGAGGTCCCCGCGGGGGGCCAGGTGTCGTCAGCCGGGATGCCCGATCTTGTGATAGAGCCCAACGCTGG TGCGCCTCTGACTCCTGAAGAACAAG CGCTGTTGATGGCCGCCAGCTCGGGGGATCTTTCCATg TTGTCGGAGTGCGTGCATCACGGCGTCAGCCTGCTGGTGCGAGACGCTGCGGGTTGCTCGGCGCTGCATAAAGCCTCGCAGAAAGGACACGCCGAGCTGGTCGTCTTCATCCTGCAGCAGG GATCCAAAGTGCTTCTTGACTTGCCAGACAGAGAAAA AGGGGACACTGCCTTGCACAAAGCCGCCTTGGAGAAGCAGCACGCCGTGTGTCGGCTTCTGGTGGAGGCGGGCGCGTCGCTTCAGAAAACGAACTTTCAG GGGAAGACACCAGTGGAGCATGCGGCGGGCGACTCGGAGCTCACCTCATACCTGAGCAGCCAAAAAACACCTTCCGCCCCCCATGAGGACTTGGAGACGGcagtctga
- the dgki gene encoding diacylglycerol kinase iota isoform X9 → MDWTENAVNGDHLWMETSCSGELCYLGEDTCLVKAAKSAPRRKCAACKIVVHTSCMEQLEKINFRCKPTFREGGSRCLRDQNVLRHHWVHRRRQEGKCKQCGKSFQQKFFHSKEIIAISCSWCKQAFHNKVTCFMLHQIEEPCSLGAHAGVIVPPSWIIKVRKPQNSLKNSARRKKRTSFKRRTSKKGLDVCDPSTSIPEISTESFICSLVFPQESKWRPFMLKPLPSPLMKPILVFVNPKSGGNQGAKVLQMFMWILNPRQVFDLSQGGLREALDLYRKVPNLRILACGGDGTVGWILSTLDELQMNPQPPVAVLPLGTGNDLARTLNWGGGYTDEPVSKVLGHVEDGSVVQLDRWNLQVEKSGAEQQPEDGTQKLPLNVFNNYFSLGFDAHVTLEFHESREANPEKFNSRFRNKMFYAGAAFSDFLQRSSRDLSKHVRVVCDGTDLTPKIQELKFQCIVFLNIPRYCAGTMPWGNTGDHRDFEPQRHDDGCIEVIGFTMASLAALQVGGHGERLHQCREVVLTTFKTVPVQVDGEPCRLAPSTLRISLRNQANMVQKSKRRTSVPLLNDPHAVPERLRLRVNRISLHEYDRLQYDKERLRDISVPVGIVVVRGDCDLETCRLYIDRLQEDLHQAPSLGHRVHYQDESRGMPRTTSAGRLSSSWSFLDSTSADRFYRIDKAQEHLHFVTEICQDEVFILDHEVPAGGQVSSAGMPDLVIEPNAGAPLTPEEQALLMAASSGDLSMLSECVHHGVSLLVRDAAGCSALHKASQKGHAELVVFILQQGSKVLLDLPDREKGDTALHKAALEKQHAVCRLLVEAGASLQKTNFQGKTPVEHAAGDSELTSYLSSQKTPSAPHEDLETAV, encoded by the exons ATGGACTGGACG GAGAACGCGGTGAACGGGGACCACCTGTGGATGGAGACCAGCTGCTCGGGCGAGCTTTGCTACCTGGGGGAGGACACCTGCCTCGTCAAGGCCGCG AAGTCCGCGCCCAGGAGGAAGTGCGCCGCCTGCAAAATCGTCGTTCACACCAGCTGCATGGAGCAGCTCGAAAAG ATCAACTTCAGGTGCAAGCCAACTTTCAGAGAGGGGGGGTCGCGCTGCCTGAGAGAT CAGAACGTGCTGCGGCATCACTGGGTGCACCGGCGGAGGCAGGAGGGGAAGTGCAAGCAGTGCGGGAAG AGCTTTCAGCAGAAGTTTTTCCACAGTAAAGAAATCATCGCCATCAGCTGTTCGTGGTGTAAACAGGCT TTCCACAACAAGGTGACGTGCTTCATGCTGCACCAGATCGAGGAGCCGTGCTCCCTGGGGGCCCACGCGGGGGTCATCGTGCCTCCGTCGTGGATCATCAAAGTCAGGAAACCACAG AACTCGCTCAAGAACTCGGCCAGGAGGAAAAAGCGGACGTCTTTCAAGCGCAGGACCAGCAAGAAGGGGCTGGACGTATGTGACCCGTCCACTTCGATCCCTGAAATTTCAACGGAAAGTTTCATCTGCTCTCTCGTCTTTCCTCAGGAGTCCAAATGGCGACCGTTCATGCTGAAGCCGCTCCCCTCGCCGCTCATGAAGCCCATCCTGGTCTTCGTCAACCCCAAGAGCGGAGGCAACCAG GGCGCCAAGGTGCTCCAGATGTTCATGTGGATCTTGAACCCTCGGCAAGTCTTTGACCTGTCGCAGGGCGGCCTCCGAGAGGC GTTGGATTTGTATCGAAAAGTGCCAAACTTGAGGATCTTGGCCTGCGGTGGAGACGGCACG GTGGGCTGGATCCTGTCCACGCTGGATGAGCTGCAGATGAACCCCCAGCCTCCGGTGGCGGTCCTTCCTCTGGGAACAGGAAATGACCTCGCCAGGACGCTCAACTGGGGTGGG GGCTACACGGACGAACCCGTGTCCAAGGTTCTCGGCCACGTGGAGGACGGCTCGGTGGTGCAGCTGGACAGGTGGAACCTGCAGGTGGAGAAGAGCGGCGCCGAGCAGCAGCCCGAAGACGGCACGCAGAAG CTGCCCCTTAACGTGTTCAACAACTACTTCAGCCTGGGCTTCGACGCTCACGTCACGCTGGAGTTCCACGAGTCCAGAG aGGCCAACCCTGAAAAGTTTAACAGTCGCTTCCGCAACAAGATGTTCTATGCAGGA GCCGCCTTCTCAGATTTCCTCCAGAGAAGCTCGAGGGACTTGTCCAAGCACGTCCGAGTTGTG TGTGACGGCACCGACTTGACTCCGAAGATCCAGGAGCTCAAATTCCAGTGCATCGTCTTTCTTAACATTCccag GTACTGCGCGGGCACGATGCCCTGGGGGAACACCGGCGACCACCGCGACTTTGAGCCGCAACGCCATGACGACGGCTGTATCGAGGTCATCGGCTTCACAATGGCTTCGCTG GCGGCGCTGCAGGTGGGCGGCCACGGCGAGCGGCTGCACCAGTGCAGAGAGGTGGTCCTCACCACGTTCAAGACTGTGCCCGTTCAG GTGGATGGTGAGCCGTGCCGATTGGCGCCGTCCACGCTGCGCATCTCGCTGCGCAACCAAGCCAATATGGTTCAGAAGAGCAAGCGACGAACTTCGGTGCCCCTGCTTAACGA CCCTCACGCCGTCCCCGAGCGACTTCGGCTGCGGGTCAACCGGATCAGCCTGCACGAGTACGACCGGCTGCAATATGACAAGGAGCGGCTACGGGACATCT CAGTCCCAGTGGGGATCGTGGTGGTGAGGGGCGACTGCGATTTGGAGACGTGCAGACTCTACATTGACAGACTGCAAGAG GACTTGCACCAGGCGCCCTCTCTTGGCCACAGAGTGCACTATCAG gATGAGAGCCGGGGTATGCCCAGGACCACCTCAGCTGGCAGACTCTCTTCCAGCTGGAGCTTCTTGGATT CCACTTCAGCTGATCGCTTCTATCGCATCGACAAGGCTCAG GAGCACCTTCACTTTGTCACAGAAATTTGCCAGGACGAGGTGTTCATCCTGGACCACGAGGTCCCCGCGGGGGGCCAGGTGTCGTCAGCCGGGATGCCCGATCTTGTGATAGAGCCCAACGCTGG TGCGCCTCTGACTCCTGAAGAACAAG CGCTGTTGATGGCCGCCAGCTCGGGGGATCTTTCCATg TTGTCGGAGTGCGTGCATCACGGCGTCAGCCTGCTGGTGCGAGACGCTGCGGGTTGCTCGGCGCTGCATAAAGCCTCGCAGAAAGGACACGCCGAGCTGGTCGTCTTCATCCTGCAGCAGG GATCCAAAGTGCTTCTTGACTTGCCAGACAGAGAAAA AGGGGACACTGCCTTGCACAAAGCCGCCTTGGAGAAGCAGCACGCCGTGTGTCGGCTTCTGGTGGAGGCGGGCGCGTCGCTTCAGAAAACGAACTTTCAG GGGAAGACACCAGTGGAGCATGCGGCGGGCGACTCGGAGCTCACCTCATACCTGAGCAGCCAAAAAACACCTTCCGCCCCCCATGAGGACTTGGAGACGGcagtctga